A region of Micromonospora sp. WMMD882 DNA encodes the following proteins:
- the dapF gene encoding diaminopimelate epimerase gives MEFTKGHGTGNDFVIIPDPDGQLDLSPQRVAALCDRRRGIGGDGVLRVVRAAEHPDGAGQAGDAEWFMDYRNADGSVAEMCGNGARVFVRYLLTTGLAAPTDGLLPVATRAGVVRARVDGPTIAVELRRPRPYDSAVATLGGLTLPGTAVDVGNPHLVCALPAGLELATLDLTRAPGFDPTVFPAGVNVEFTSAGDPVDDGVDAHVRMRVYERGSAETLSCGTGACAVAAVALRDAGRDTGTVAVDVPGGQLTVTVTPTSSWLAGPADLVATGTLHP, from the coding sequence GTGGAGTTCACCAAGGGTCACGGCACCGGCAACGACTTCGTCATCATCCCCGACCCGGACGGGCAGCTCGACCTGAGCCCGCAGCGGGTCGCCGCGCTCTGCGACAGGCGTCGCGGGATCGGCGGCGACGGCGTGCTGCGGGTGGTCCGGGCCGCCGAGCACCCCGACGGGGCCGGCCAGGCCGGCGACGCCGAATGGTTCATGGACTACCGCAACGCCGACGGCTCGGTCGCCGAGATGTGCGGCAACGGCGCCCGCGTCTTCGTCCGCTACCTGCTCACCACCGGGCTGGCCGCCCCGACGGACGGCCTGCTGCCGGTGGCCACCCGGGCCGGCGTCGTGCGGGCCCGGGTCGACGGACCGACCATCGCCGTCGAGCTGCGCCGCCCCCGGCCGTACGACTCGGCGGTGGCCACCCTCGGCGGGCTGACCCTGCCCGGCACGGCCGTCGACGTGGGCAACCCGCACCTGGTCTGCGCCCTCCCGGCGGGCCTGGAGCTGGCCACGTTGGACCTCACCCGGGCCCCGGGGTTCGACCCGACGGTCTTCCCGGCCGGGGTGAACGTCGAGTTCACCAGCGCCGGTGACCCGGTCGACGACGGCGTGGACGCCCACGTGCGGATGCGGGTCTACGAGCGTGGCAGCGCCGAGACGCTCTCCTGCGGCACCGGGGCCTGCGCGGTGGCGGCGGTGGCCCTGCGGGACGCCGGGCGGGACACCGGCACGGTCGCCGTCGACGTCCCGGGCGGCCAGCTCACGGTCACCGTCACCCCGACGTCCTCCTGGCTCGCCGGCCCCGCCGACCTGGTGGCCACCGGCACCCTCCACCCCTGA
- a CDS encoding NAD-dependent malic enzyme, with translation MAITRLPSAGFSITVRIAVPADASSIGRLTTCAGEAGAIVTALDVVDSDPNHVVVDLTCDTADAGHADQVVAALRALDGVDVRKVSDRTFLLHLGGKIEVAPKVALRNRDELSRAYTPGVARVCLAIAENPADARRLTIKRNTVAVVTDGSAVLGLGNIGPAAAMPVMEGKAALFKRFGGVDAWPVVLDTQDTDEIVSIVRAIAPAYGGINLEDIAAPRCFEIEARLRELLDIPVFHDDQHGTAICVLAALTNALRVVGKRLADVRVVVSGAGAAGTAIMKLLLRQGVGDIIAYDRQGALHRGLTGLNPAWQWLAENTNRDGYSGDLRGAVRGADVFIGVSAPNLLTGDDIATMAADAIVFALANPDPEVDPREARRHAAVVATGRSDQPNQINNVLAFPGVFRGMLDAHAEEFTEEMAIAAARAIADVVGEDKINPTVIVPSVFDPRVAPAVAAAVRAAAQDPAAATPPPAADPGPADLPEIAAASSATP, from the coding sequence GTGGCCATCACCCGCCTGCCGAGCGCCGGATTCTCGATCACCGTCCGGATCGCCGTGCCCGCCGACGCGTCCTCGATCGGACGGCTCACCACCTGCGCCGGGGAGGCCGGGGCGATCGTCACGGCGTTGGACGTGGTCGACTCCGACCCGAACCACGTGGTGGTCGACCTGACCTGCGACACCGCCGACGCCGGGCACGCCGACCAGGTGGTGGCCGCGCTGCGCGCGCTGGACGGGGTGGACGTCCGCAAGGTCTCCGACCGGACGTTCCTGCTGCACCTCGGCGGCAAGATCGAGGTCGCGCCGAAGGTCGCCCTGCGTAACCGGGACGAGTTGTCCCGCGCGTACACGCCGGGGGTGGCCCGGGTGTGCCTGGCCATCGCGGAGAACCCGGCCGACGCGCGCCGGCTGACCATCAAGCGCAACACGGTCGCCGTGGTCACCGACGGGTCGGCCGTGCTGGGGCTGGGCAACATCGGGCCGGCTGCGGCGATGCCGGTGATGGAGGGCAAGGCGGCGCTGTTCAAGCGGTTCGGCGGGGTGGACGCCTGGCCGGTGGTGCTGGACACCCAGGACACCGACGAGATCGTCTCGATCGTGCGGGCGATCGCGCCCGCGTACGGCGGGATCAACCTGGAGGACATCGCCGCGCCGCGCTGCTTCGAGATCGAGGCCCGGCTGCGGGAGCTGCTGGACATCCCGGTCTTCCACGACGACCAGCACGGCACGGCGATCTGTGTGCTGGCCGCGCTGACCAACGCGCTGCGGGTGGTCGGCAAGCGGCTCGCCGACGTGCGGGTGGTGGTCTCCGGGGCGGGCGCGGCCGGCACCGCGATCATGAAGCTGCTGCTGCGGCAGGGCGTCGGCGACATCATCGCGTACGACCGGCAGGGGGCGCTGCACCGTGGGCTGACCGGGCTCAACCCGGCCTGGCAGTGGTTGGCCGAGAACACCAACCGGGACGGCTACTCCGGGGACCTGCGCGGGGCGGTGCGCGGCGCGGACGTGTTCATCGGGGTGAGCGCGCCGAACCTGCTCACCGGCGACGACATCGCCACCATGGCCGCCGACGCGATCGTGTTCGCGTTGGCGAACCCGGACCCGGAGGTGGATCCGCGGGAGGCCCGCCGGCACGCCGCGGTGGTCGCCACCGGTCGGTCCGACCAGCCGAACCAGATCAACAACGTGCTCGCCTTCCCGGGCGTGTTCCGGGGGATGCTGGACGCGCACGCGGAGGAGTTCACCGAGGAGATGGCGATCGCCGCGGCCCGGGCCATCGCCGACGTGGTCGGCGAGGACAAGATCAACCCGACGGTCATCGTCCCGAGCGTCTTCGACCCCCGGGTGGCGCCGGCGGTGGCCGCCGCGGTCCGCGCCGCCGCCCAGGACCCGGCCGCCGCCACCCCGCCCCCCGCGGCCGACCCCGGCCCGGCCGACCTCCCCGAGATCGCCGCCGCCTCCTCCGCCACCCCCTGA
- the nrdR gene encoding transcriptional regulator NrdR produces the protein MRCPYCRHADSRVVDSREADDGQLIRRRRACPECGKRFTTVEEPVLAVVKRSGVTEPFSRTKIIGGVRKACQGRPVDEDAIALLAQKVEETIRAKGAAEIPSHEVGLAILGPLRDLDEVAYLRFASVYRSFDSLADFEREIETLRAAARARAGAAGAADRAN, from the coding sequence ATGCGGTGCCCGTACTGCCGGCACGCCGACTCCCGGGTGGTCGACTCGCGGGAGGCCGACGACGGCCAGTTGATCCGTCGCCGTCGGGCCTGCCCGGAATGTGGCAAGCGGTTCACCACGGTCGAGGAGCCCGTCCTGGCCGTGGTCAAGCGGAGCGGGGTGACCGAGCCGTTCAGCCGCACCAAGATCATCGGCGGGGTGCGCAAGGCGTGCCAGGGCCGTCCGGTCGACGAGGACGCGATCGCCCTGCTCGCCCAGAAGGTCGAGGAGACCATCCGCGCCAAGGGCGCCGCGGAGATCCCCAGCCACGAGGTCGGCCTGGCGATCCTGGGCCCGCTACGTGACCTGGACGAGGTCGCCTACCTGCGCTTCGCCAGCGTCTACCGGTCGTTCGACTCGCTTGCCGACTTCGAGCGCGAGATCGAGACGTTGCGGGCGGCGGCCCGCGCCCGCGCGGGGGCGGCCGGGGCCGCCGACCGCGCCAACTGA
- the lexA gene encoding transcriptional repressor LexA, with the protein MSTEDRASRQKPPQSPEAGQPATRRRATRSRGGQPAVRSVTPVGSAFSDPATVDLTARQRRILEFIRDWVDRHGYPPSVREIGEAVGLVSPSSVAYQLKELERKGFLRRDPNRPRAVDVRPPSDMIDDELTRAQRPAPAYVPMLGRIAAGGPILAEQAVEDVFPLPRELVGEGEVFMLQVKGDSMLDAAICDGDWVVVRQQPTADSGEIVAAMLDGEATVKTYRHRDGHVWLMPQNPAFDPILGDDATIMGRVVAVLRRI; encoded by the coding sequence GTGTCGACCGAGGACCGGGCCAGCCGGCAGAAGCCCCCGCAGAGCCCCGAGGCGGGTCAACCGGCCACCCGCCGGCGCGCCACCCGCAGCCGGGGCGGCCAGCCGGCCGTGCGATCGGTCACCCCGGTGGGCAGCGCCTTCTCCGACCCGGCCACCGTGGACCTGACCGCCCGGCAGCGGCGGATCCTGGAGTTCATCCGCGACTGGGTCGACCGGCACGGCTACCCGCCCAGCGTCCGCGAGATCGGCGAGGCGGTCGGGCTGGTCTCCCCGTCGAGCGTCGCGTACCAGCTCAAGGAGCTGGAGCGGAAGGGTTTCCTGCGGCGGGACCCGAACCGGCCCCGGGCCGTGGACGTCCGGCCGCCGAGCGACATGATCGACGACGAGCTGACCCGCGCGCAGCGTCCCGCCCCCGCGTACGTGCCGATGCTGGGCCGGATCGCCGCCGGCGGGCCGATCCTCGCCGAGCAGGCGGTGGAGGACGTCTTCCCGCTGCCCCGCGAGCTGGTCGGCGAGGGCGAGGTGTTCATGCTCCAGGTCAAGGGCGACTCGATGCTCGACGCGGCGATCTGCGACGGCGACTGGGTGGTCGTCCGGCAGCAGCCGACCGCCGACAGCGGGGAGATCGTCGCCGCGATGCTCGACGGCGAGGCCACCGTGAAGACCTACCGGCACCGCGACGGCCACGTCTGGTTGATGCCGCAGAACCCGGCCTTCGACCCGATCCTGGGCGACGACGCCACCATCATGGGTCGCGTCGTGGCGGTGCTCCGCCGCATCTGA
- the hflX gene encoding GTPase HflX, which produces MREQESFVPVEDEELDATTGELELEERQALRRVPGLSTELSDITEVEYRQLRLERVVLVGVWTEGTVTDAENSLTELAALAETAGSQVLEGLIQRRNRPDPATYVGRGKVEDLTAVVLSSGADTVICDGELSPSQLRNLEQRTKVKVVDRTALILDIFAQHAKSREGKAQVELAQLEYLLPRLRGWGETLSRQAGGSGRGGGAGGGVGLRGPGETKLETDRRRIRHRIARLRREIKAMRTVRQTKRARRARNAVPAVAIAGYTNAGKSSLLNRLTGAGVLVENALFATLDPTTRRATTADGRLYTLSDTVGFVRHLPHQIVEAFRSTLEEVAEADLVVHVVDGTHPDPEEQVRAVREVLAEVGADRLPELLVVNKTDAADEETLLRLKRAWPDAILVSAHSGRGLDDLRAAVEARLPRPAVEVRAVLPYDRGDLVARLHRQGEVLSAAHLPEGTLLHVRVGEALAAELTPYRADEVVAGARPR; this is translated from the coding sequence TTGCGAGAGCAGGAGAGCTTCGTCCCGGTCGAGGACGAGGAGCTCGACGCCACCACCGGCGAGCTGGAGTTGGAGGAACGCCAGGCGCTGCGACGGGTGCCCGGTCTCTCCACCGAGCTCAGCGACATCACCGAGGTCGAGTACCGCCAGCTCCGGCTGGAACGGGTCGTGCTGGTCGGCGTCTGGACCGAGGGCACGGTGACCGACGCGGAGAACTCCCTCACCGAGCTGGCCGCGCTGGCCGAGACCGCCGGCTCCCAGGTGCTGGAGGGGCTGATCCAGCGCCGCAACCGCCCCGACCCGGCCACCTACGTCGGGCGCGGCAAGGTCGAGGACCTCACCGCGGTGGTGCTGTCCAGCGGCGCCGACACGGTGATCTGCGACGGTGAGCTCTCCCCGTCCCAGTTGCGCAACCTGGAGCAACGCACCAAGGTCAAGGTCGTCGACCGGACGGCGCTGATCCTCGACATCTTCGCCCAGCACGCCAAGAGCCGCGAGGGCAAGGCCCAGGTCGAGCTGGCCCAGCTCGAATACCTCCTACCCCGGCTGCGCGGCTGGGGTGAGACCCTCTCCCGGCAGGCCGGCGGTAGCGGACGCGGCGGCGGCGCCGGCGGCGGCGTGGGCCTGCGTGGCCCGGGCGAGACCAAGCTGGAGACCGACCGGCGGCGGATCCGCCACCGGATCGCCCGGCTGCGCCGCGAGATCAAGGCCATGCGGACGGTACGGCAGACCAAACGCGCCCGCCGCGCCCGCAACGCCGTCCCGGCGGTGGCCATCGCCGGCTACACCAACGCCGGCAAGTCCAGCCTGCTCAACCGGCTCACCGGGGCGGGCGTGCTGGTCGAGAACGCGCTCTTCGCCACCCTCGACCCGACCACCCGACGGGCCACCACCGCCGACGGCCGCCTCTACACCCTCTCCGACACCGTCGGGTTCGTCCGGCACCTGCCGCACCAGATCGTCGAGGCGTTCCGCTCGACCCTGGAGGAGGTCGCCGAGGCCGACCTGGTGGTGCACGTGGTCGACGGCACCCACCCCGACCCGGAGGAGCAGGTCCGGGCCGTCCGCGAGGTGCTCGCCGAGGTGGGCGCCGACCGGCTCCCCGAGCTGCTGGTGGTCAACAAGACCGACGCCGCCGACGAGGAGACCCTGCTGCGTCTCAAGCGCGCCTGGCCGGACGCCATCCTCGTCTCCGCCCACTCCGGGCGCGGCCTCGACGACCTGCGGGCCGCCGTCGAGGCACGACTGCCCCGACCGGCCGTCGAGGTGCGCGCGGTGCTGCCGTACGACCGGGGGGACCTCGTCGCCCGGCTGCACCGGCAGGGCGAGGTGCTCAGCGCCGCCCACCTGCCGGAGGGGACGCTGCTGCACGTACGGGTCGGCGAGGCGCTCGCCGCCGAGCTGACCCCGTACCGGGCGGACGAGGTCGTGGCCGGCGCGCGCCCACGGTGA
- a CDS encoding LAGLIDADG family homing endonuclease, protein MTASRSRTKAAAATTGLKVDRVWTTEGVHPYDEVTWERRDVVLTNWRDGSINFEQRGVEYPTAWSVNAANIVTTKYFRGAVGTPEREWSLKQLIDRVVDTYRAAGEQYGYFASPADAEVFAHELTWMLLHQVFSFNSPVWFNVGTPSPQQVSACLPYDSLVSTPAGLVPIGKLVEENAVGAKVYDSTGLTSIVAVKANGVREVLRLHTKAGYTLDVTPDHVVWKSTGAGAGQWVEAGTLVPGDQLEWHRTQTYGERELGLREIREAALAGWLQSDGFVGRYETGTNRSLTIEAMTVNDDELDWVTVALDEVFPGAHRKERPVVTQSDQLDCRRTRLYGEHLRPFVEKWDLLTRGVEMTVPERLLTAPLPVVAAYLRSIFQAEGYVSARERSTLVAVDMISEQLIRGVQSLLLRFGIFSRVSYRKDARADRKGCWSVRIQNEGDRDLFATHIGFVGAEKMARLEAGFAKPGRPAAEVKRLEIDRIEPLGAMEVYDIQTESGEFLAGNLRVHNCFILAVDDSMDSILDWYKEEGLIFKGGSGSGVNLSRIRSSRELLSSGGTASGPVSFMRGADASAGTIKSGGATRRAAKMVILDVDHPDIEEFVVTKAREEDKIRALRDAGFDMDLGGADIVSVQYQNANNSVRVSDEFMRAVENGDGFDLRGRLDGRTIETIDAQKLFRTISQAAWECADPGLQYDDTINDWHTCPETGRITASNPCFTADTLVHTDKGLIRFDALIDRARQGETFGVYTHDATNPDAPADRIELTSPEALMITGTNEILRLEFSNGMVLRCTPNHRIWTTNRGYVEAAELTEEDRILPLNLPTPAVAASRAFAMRPGVSVRPGDVVTTKWQRESRLPEKWTEEFAHLLGWLTGDGCVRSGSEARGDNPVATWVYSAEDRAPFLPRHQASLTEILGFTPKPSEQPNGTVQLRAGRSAVVDFLVGLGVSTGKAADKRVPAAVLEAPVEIQAEFLRGLFDADGCAAETANDTRYVGLGSVSVELLRDVQRMLSCFGIGSRIYTSRKDEASFAYTTVAGEERSYAGGQLYDLRISGANIPAFAGAIGFAHPRKAERLAGWLRANRFYRTDQTATLRNREFDGIETTYNLSEPRNHSYIANGVVVRNCSEYLHLDNSSCNLASLNLMKFLRADGTFEVEKFVRSVELVITAMDISICFADFPTEKIGETTRAYRQLGIGYANLGALLMASGLPYDSEQGRSVAAAITSLMTGTAYRRSAELAGIVGAYDGYARNAEPHKRVMRKHAAANDEIRPAGPVATAIVREATKQWTLGNKVGEKHGWRNSQASVLAPTGCLTADTMVTTDRGLMRLGEIGDGYGDRWQDLDLRVSTDEGARQATKFFVNGEEPTRRIVTEGGYRIQGTLAHRIKVVDPGTGEWVWKRMAEVAEGDLVPIQLGTLVGEPRRVPLPVLDQAYYTDDRRLHVPDVVDAELAELVGYFMGDGSLHAKGVRFCVADADLDVVERLRVLGKGLFGLEPVVTGRAGYREVTFQSVRLARWWQAAGFARTLPDADHTGKGWSPRVPSALLETNDVSVYAAFLRGVFEADGTVAEGVPSLSTATETFAAEIRTLLLTLGMATTTRRTTSGLGSDVWQVRLRNTAHAIAFEEIVGFVGARKADLLVVEPTQTGNRDRVHLPAEVWELLAPAGHELRPAVTQSLRKTGGVPRAVASRLFAETGDDRLGHALDYLFERVAGNEDGGVQPTFDLSVPENVTYVAGGFVSHNTIGLMMDCDTTGVEPDLALVKFKKLVGGGSMQIVNQTVPRALRSLGYPEEQVEAVVEHIAEHGHVVDAPGLKPEHYPVFDCAMGERSIAPMGHVRMMAGVQPFISGAISKTVNVPESATVADVEKIYFEGWKLGLKALALYRDNCKVGQPLSVAKPKKAAQAVETAPAAEAEKVVEKVVEYRPVRKRLPKKRPSQTVSFSVGGAEGYLTASSYPDDGLGEVFLKMSKQGSTLAGVMDAFSVAISIGLQYGVPLETYVSKFTNMRFEPAGMTDDPDVRIAASVMDYIFRRLALDFLPYETRSELGIFTAQERTAQMRAEAEAEAAESGADLAAMAVSAPVEAEAEPAAAVEVAPVRPASSVGSSTDLLEAVIGKAADAPLCFTCGTKMRPAGSCYVCEGCGSTSGCS, encoded by the coding sequence GTGACAGCCAGCCGGTCGCGGACGAAGGCCGCGGCGGCCACCACCGGTCTGAAGGTCGACCGGGTGTGGACCACCGAAGGGGTGCACCCGTACGACGAGGTGACCTGGGAGCGCCGGGACGTCGTGCTGACGAACTGGCGGGACGGCTCGATCAACTTCGAGCAGCGCGGGGTCGAGTACCCGACGGCGTGGAGCGTCAACGCGGCCAACATCGTGACCACCAAGTACTTCCGGGGCGCGGTGGGCACCCCGGAGCGGGAGTGGTCGCTCAAGCAGCTCATCGACCGGGTGGTGGACACCTACCGCGCCGCCGGCGAGCAGTACGGCTACTTCGCGAGCCCGGCCGACGCCGAGGTCTTCGCCCACGAGCTGACCTGGATGCTGCTGCACCAGGTGTTCAGCTTCAACTCGCCGGTCTGGTTCAACGTCGGCACCCCGTCACCCCAGCAGGTCAGCGCATGCCTGCCGTACGACTCGCTGGTCAGCACGCCGGCCGGGCTGGTGCCGATCGGCAAGCTGGTGGAGGAGAACGCCGTCGGCGCCAAGGTGTACGACAGCACCGGCCTGACCAGCATCGTCGCCGTGAAGGCCAACGGCGTCCGGGAGGTGCTCCGGCTGCACACCAAGGCGGGCTACACCCTCGACGTCACGCCCGACCACGTGGTGTGGAAGAGCACCGGCGCCGGCGCCGGTCAGTGGGTCGAGGCCGGCACGCTCGTCCCGGGCGACCAGCTCGAGTGGCACCGCACGCAGACGTACGGGGAACGCGAGCTGGGCCTGCGGGAGATCCGCGAGGCCGCCCTCGCCGGATGGTTGCAGTCGGACGGCTTCGTGGGCCGGTACGAGACGGGCACCAACCGGTCCCTGACCATCGAGGCGATGACCGTCAACGACGACGAGCTGGACTGGGTCACCGTCGCCCTCGACGAGGTCTTCCCCGGCGCGCACCGCAAGGAGCGCCCGGTGGTGACCCAGAGCGACCAGCTCGACTGCCGGCGCACCCGCCTCTACGGCGAGCACCTGCGTCCGTTCGTGGAGAAGTGGGACCTGCTGACCCGGGGCGTCGAGATGACCGTCCCGGAGCGGCTCCTCACCGCCCCGTTGCCGGTCGTCGCCGCGTACCTGCGCAGCATCTTCCAGGCCGAGGGCTACGTCTCCGCCCGCGAGCGGTCGACGCTCGTCGCGGTCGACATGATCTCCGAGCAACTGATCCGTGGCGTGCAGAGCCTGCTGCTGCGGTTCGGGATCTTCTCCCGGGTGTCGTACCGGAAGGACGCCCGCGCCGACCGTAAGGGCTGCTGGTCGGTCCGGATCCAGAACGAGGGCGACCGGGACCTCTTCGCCACCCACATCGGGTTCGTCGGCGCGGAGAAGATGGCCAGGCTCGAAGCGGGCTTCGCCAAGCCGGGCCGCCCCGCCGCCGAGGTCAAGCGACTGGAGATCGACCGCATCGAGCCGCTCGGCGCGATGGAGGTCTACGACATCCAGACGGAGAGCGGCGAGTTCCTGGCCGGCAACCTCCGGGTGCACAACTGCTTCATCCTCGCCGTCGACGACTCGATGGATTCCATCCTTGACTGGTACAAGGAGGAGGGGCTGATCTTCAAGGGCGGCTCCGGCTCCGGGGTGAACCTCTCCCGGATCCGCTCCTCCCGGGAGCTGCTCTCCTCCGGGGGCACCGCCTCCGGCCCGGTCAGCTTCATGCGTGGCGCGGACGCCTCCGCCGGCACCATCAAGTCCGGCGGGGCCACCCGACGGGCGGCCAAGATGGTTATCCTCGACGTGGACCACCCGGACATCGAGGAGTTCGTGGTCACCAAGGCGCGCGAGGAGGACAAGATCCGCGCGCTGCGGGACGCCGGCTTCGACATGGACCTGGGCGGCGCGGACATCGTCAGCGTGCAGTACCAGAACGCCAACAACTCGGTCCGGGTCTCCGACGAGTTCATGCGGGCGGTGGAGAACGGCGACGGCTTCGACCTGCGGGGCCGCCTCGACGGGCGGACCATCGAGACGATCGACGCGCAGAAGCTGTTCCGCACCATCTCCCAGGCCGCCTGGGAGTGCGCCGACCCCGGCCTCCAGTACGACGACACGATCAACGACTGGCACACCTGCCCGGAAACCGGACGAATCACCGCAAGTAACCCCTGTTTCACGGCGGACACCCTGGTGCACACCGACAAGGGACTGATCCGGTTCGACGCGCTGATCGACCGGGCGCGGCAGGGCGAGACGTTCGGCGTCTACACCCACGACGCGACCAACCCGGATGCGCCGGCCGACCGGATCGAGCTGACCAGCCCCGAAGCGCTCATGATCACGGGCACCAACGAGATCCTGCGCCTGGAGTTCAGCAACGGCATGGTGTTGCGCTGCACCCCGAACCACCGGATCTGGACCACCAACCGGGGTTACGTCGAGGCGGCGGAGCTGACCGAGGAGGACCGGATCCTCCCGTTGAACCTGCCCACGCCAGCGGTGGCCGCATCGCGCGCCTTCGCCATGCGGCCCGGCGTCTCGGTGCGGCCCGGCGACGTGGTGACCACCAAGTGGCAGCGGGAGTCCCGGTTGCCGGAGAAGTGGACCGAGGAGTTCGCCCACCTGCTGGGTTGGCTCACCGGCGACGGCTGCGTGCGGTCCGGTAGCGAGGCGCGCGGGGACAACCCCGTCGCCACCTGGGTGTACAGCGCCGAGGACCGGGCCCCCTTCCTGCCCCGGCACCAGGCGTCGCTCACCGAAATCCTCGGCTTCACCCCGAAGCCGTCCGAACAGCCCAACGGCACCGTCCAACTCCGTGCCGGCCGGTCGGCCGTGGTGGACTTCCTCGTCGGGCTGGGGGTCAGCACCGGGAAGGCCGCCGACAAGCGGGTCCCGGCGGCGGTGCTGGAAGCGCCGGTGGAGATCCAGGCGGAGTTCCTCCGTGGTCTGTTCGACGCCGACGGGTGTGCCGCCGAGACCGCGAACGACACGCGCTACGTCGGGCTCGGCTCGGTCTCCGTCGAGCTGCTCCGGGACGTGCAGCGGATGTTGAGCTGCTTCGGCATCGGCAGCCGGATCTACACCAGCCGGAAGGACGAAGCGTCCTTCGCGTACACCACGGTCGCCGGGGAGGAGCGCAGCTACGCTGGCGGGCAACTCTACGACCTGCGGATCAGCGGGGCGAACATCCCGGCCTTCGCCGGCGCGATCGGCTTCGCGCACCCGCGCAAGGCGGAACGGCTGGCCGGTTGGCTGCGGGCGAACCGCTTCTACCGTACGGACCAGACCGCGACCCTCAGGAACCGTGAGTTCGACGGGATCGAGACCACCTACAACCTGTCCGAGCCGCGCAACCACTCCTACATCGCCAACGGTGTCGTGGTCCGTAACTGCTCGGAGTACCTGCACCTGGACAATTCGTCCTGTAACCTCGCGTCACTGAACCTGATGAAGTTCCTCCGCGCCGACGGAACCTTCGAGGTGGAGAAGTTCGTCCGCTCCGTCGAGCTGGTCATCACCGCGATGGACATCTCGATCTGCTTCGCCGACTTCCCGACCGAGAAGATCGGCGAGACCACCCGCGCCTACCGGCAGCTCGGCATCGGGTACGCCAACCTCGGCGCGCTGCTGATGGCCTCCGGCCTGCCGTACGACTCGGAGCAGGGGCGCTCGGTCGCCGCCGCGATCACCTCGCTGATGACCGGCACGGCGTACCGCCGCTCCGCCGAGCTGGCCGGCATCGTCGGCGCGTACGACGGGTACGCCCGCAACGCCGAGCCGCACAAGCGGGTGATGCGCAAGCACGCCGCCGCCAACGACGAGATCCGGCCGGCCGGTCCGGTCGCCACCGCGATCGTCCGGGAGGCCACGAAGCAGTGGACCCTGGGCAACAAGGTCGGCGAGAAGCACGGCTGGCGCAACTCGCAGGCCAGCGTGCTCGCTCCCACCGGCTGCCTGACCGCCGACACGATGGTCACCACCGACCGCGGGCTGATGCGGCTGGGCGAGATCGGCGACGGGTACGGTGACCGCTGGCAGGACCTGGACCTGCGGGTCTCCACGGACGAAGGGGCCCGGCAGGCGACGAAGTTCTTCGTCAACGGCGAGGAGCCGACCCGACGGATCGTGACCGAGGGCGGATACCGGATCCAGGGCACCCTGGCCCACCGGATCAAGGTCGTCGACCCGGGCACCGGCGAGTGGGTGTGGAAGCGGATGGCCGAGGTCGCCGAGGGTGACCTGGTGCCGATCCAGCTCGGCACGCTGGTGGGGGAACCCCGGCGGGTGCCCCTGCCGGTGCTCGACCAGGCGTACTACACCGACGACCGGCGGCTGCACGTCCCGGACGTGGTGGACGCTGAGCTCGCCGAGCTGGTCGGCTACTTCATGGGCGACGGCAGCCTGCACGCCAAGGGCGTCCGGTTCTGCGTGGCCGACGCGGACCTGGACGTCGTCGAGCGGCTCCGGGTGCTCGGCAAGGGGCTTTTCGGCCTGGAGCCGGTGGTCACCGGACGGGCCGGCTACCGGGAGGTGACCTTCCAGTCGGTCCGGCTGGCCCGGTGGTGGCAGGCGGCGGGCTTCGCCAGGACGCTGCCCGACGCCGACCACACCGGCAAGGGCTGGTCTCCCCGGGTGCCGTCCGCGCTGCTGGAGACCAACGACGTCAGCGTGTACGCGGCGTTCCTGCGGGGCGTGTTCGAGGCCGACGGCACGGTCGCCGAGGGGGTGCCGTCGCTGTCCACCGCCACCGAGACGTTCGCGGCCGAGATCCGTACCCTGCTGCTGACGCTCGGGATGGCCACCACGACCCGGCGGACGACCAGCGGTCTGGGCTCGGACGTGTGGCAGGTACGACTGCGGAACACCGCGCACGCGATCGCGTTCGAGGAGATCGTCGGCTTCGTCGGCGCCCGCAAGGCCGACCTGCTCGTGGTCGAGCCGACGCAGACCGGCAACCGGGACCGGGTCCACCTGCCGGCCGAGGTCTGGGAGCTGCTGGCGCCGGCGGGCCACGAGCTGCGTCCGGCGGTCACCCAGTCGCTGCGCAAGACCGGAGGCGTGCCGCGGGCGGTGGCGTCGCGACTGTTCGCGGAGACCGGTGACGACCGGCTGGGCCATGCCCTCGACTACCTCTTCGAGCGGGTCGCCGGGAACGAGGACGGCGGCGTCCAGCCGACGTTCGACCTCTCGGTCCCGGAGAACGTCACCTACGTCGCGGGCGGTTTCGTCAGCCACAACACCATCGGCTTGATGATGGACTGTGACACCACCGGGGTCGAGCCGGACCTGGCGCTGGTGAAGTTCAAGAAGCTGGTCGGCGGCGGTTCGATGCAGATCGTCAACCAGACCGTGCCGCGCGCCCTGCGCAGCCTCGGCTACCCGGAGGAGCAGGTCGAGGCGGTCGTCGAGCACATCGCCGAGCACGGGCACGTGGTGGACGCCCCCGGCCTCAAGCCGGAGCACTACCCGGTGTTCGACTGCGCGATGGGCGAGCGGTCCATCGCCCCCATGGGCCACGTGCGGATGATGGCCGGCGTCCAGCCGTTCATCTCCGGCGCGATCTCCAAGACGGTGAACGTGCCGGAGTCGGCCACGGTCGCGGACGTCGAGAAGATCTACTTCGAGGGCTGGAAGCTCGGCCTGAAGGCCCTGGCGCTCTACCGGGACAACTGCAAGGTGGGTCAGCCGCTCTCGGTGGCCAAGCCGAAGAAGGCCGCCCAGGCCGTCGAGACCGCCCCGGCCGCCGAGGCGGAGAAGGTGGTCGAGAAGGTCGTCGAGTACCGGCCGGTGCGCAAGCGGCTGCCGAAGAAGCGCCCGTCCCAG